A genomic window from Betta splendens chromosome 24, fBetSpl5.4, whole genome shotgun sequence includes:
- the LOC114849279 gene encoding hormonally up-regulated neu tumor-associated kinase isoform X2: MPLAAVKAALEDAAAEGECGVSQWEASVLGREPLPSMKVPRELLRSFPHSKRVGSYLVGKMINKGSFAKVMEGLHIGTGAKVAIKVIDKKKARQDSYVLKNMKREPRIHQMVRHPHIVVLLETLETENSYYMAMELCAGGDLMDRICERKRLEEREVRRYTRQILSAVEHLHKHGVVHRDLKIENFLLDEHNNIKIVDFGLSNTLKPDSLSLELLSTQCGSPAYAAPELLAHRKYGPKVDVWSVGVSTFAMLTGTLPFTVEPFNIKQLHQKMVNGEISSIPSDISKGAVAFVLSLLEPDPVKRPSVRTAMEERWINEGYAKKPLHTLTYKNRVCAEDLNPSVLAYMTETLGYALSEVVHTLTANRPSAAMAYYHLLLNKLAGGQRGAKASKLESVHWSPPNKEPWRERSKTESKTQPENEVMNQNGCKQTSRPLRAQQAAASQSNGRRAEDVYRREDDENCPPSPSPPPLPSSASPPLLPHLPPPSTSPVPLLAEDGGTGEDVAITLERDTIFPEVFGDKELARLSPPKCSASQLCDSAPCQVLLAAEQIRQSSGTKPTRHAHLLRTTRSDGAADRGSRCFHDERHQDDHSPHLGINERLEKLQTFYSSEKPGAAPRIFLEVDDAASSDRDRDPPTMETTQTLTSARLPRLRNVGLKEGRGRKMTWVGLTRPGPPGLLVNGSKPPAFPLQRQHTLVVKSLRQERGKRRDLSVAGGGERGMVGGGMNGTKRNSVQLRSSLQRRVGDINLPLLPAALHGKGDKKSQLHSMDY, from the exons ATGCCGCTGGCAGCAGTGAAGGCTGCTCTGGAGGACGCGGCGGCTGAAGGGGAATGCGGCGTCTCCCAGTGGGAAGCCTCGGTGCTGGGTCGCGAGCCTCTGCCCTCCATGAAGGTCCCCAGGGAGCTGCTGCGGAGTTTCCCCCACTCCAAGCGGGTCGGGTCCTACCTGGTGGGGAAGATGATCAACAAGGGCTCGTTTGCCAAAGTTATGGAGGGGCTCCACATCGGCACGGGGGCAAAG gtagcAATAAAAGTCATTGACAAAAAGAAAGCACGACAAGACTCATACGTGCTGAAGAACATGAAGAGGGAACCTCGGATTCATCAGATGGTTCGACATCCTCATATCGTCGTCCTCTTGGAG ACTCTGGAGACAGAGAACAGCTACTACATGGCCATGGAGCTGTGTGCTGGGGGAGACCTGATGGACAGGATCTGCGAGAggaagaggctggaggagagggaggtgcgGCGCTACACCCGACAGATCCTCTCTGCCGTGGAgcacctgcacaaacacggcGTGGTGCACAG AGATTTAAAAATTGAAAACTTCCTTCTGGACGAACATAACAACATCAAGATTGTGG ACTTTGGCCTGAGTAACACGCTGAAGCCGGACTCTTTGTCCCTGGAGCTTCTCAGCACCCAGTGTGGGAGTCCTGCCTACGCGGCCCCCGAGCTGCTCGCTCACAGGAAGTATGGACCCAAAGTGGATGTGTGGTCTGT AGGCGTGAGCACGTTCGCCATGCTGACGGGAACGTTGCCCTTCACCGTCGAGCCCTTCAACATCAAGCAGCTGCACCAGAAGATGGTCAACGGGGAGATCAGTAGCATCCCCAGTGACATCAGCAAAG GTGCAGTGGCATTTGTGCTGTCGCTGCTGGAGCCGGACCCGGTCAAGAGGCCCAGCGTGAGGACTGCGATGGAGGAGCGATGGATCAACGAGGGCTACGCCAAGAAGCCGCTCCACACGCTCACGTACAAAAACAG GGTGTGTGCGGAGGACCTCAACCCGTCTGTGCTGGCGTACATGACGGAGACGCTGGGCTACGCCCTCTCGGAGGTCGTCCACACGCTCACCGCCAACCGGCCGTCCGCCGCCATGGCCTACTACCACCTGCTGCTCAACAAGCTCGCCGGCGGCCAGCGAGGCGCCAAGGCCAGCAAG CTGGAGAGCGTCCACTGGAGCCCTCCCAACAAGGAGccgtggagagagaggagcaagaCTGAGTCAAAGACTCAGCCAGAG AATGAGGTGATGAACCAGAATGGCTGTAAACAGACCAGCAGACCTCTAAGGGCCCAGCAGGCGGCTGCATCCCAGAGCAACGGAAGGAGAGCGGAGGACGTCTACAGACGGGAGGATGATGAGAACTGTCCTCCCTCCCCATCACCACCCCCGCttccctcctccgcctcccctcctctcctccctcaccttcCCCCTCCCTCGACCTCCCCTGTGCCTTTGCTGGCGGAGGATGGAGGCACTGGTGAGGATGTTGCCATCACTTTGGAAAGAGACACCATCTTCCCCGAGG TGTTTGGCGACAAGGAGCTCGCCCGTCTTTCCCCTCCCAAATGCTCCGCGTCTCAGCTCTGTGACTCGGCCCCCTGCCAAGTGCTGCTGGCCGCCGAGCAAATCCGACAGAGCAGCGGCACCAAGCCGACGCGACACGCGCACCTGCTGAGGACGACGCGCTCGGACGGAGCAGCAGACCGGGGCTCCCGCTGCTTCCACGACGAGCGCCACCAAGACGACCATTCTCCGCATCTGGGCATCAACGAGcggctggagaagctgcagacgtTTTACTCATCAGAGAAGCCCGGCGCCGCTCCCAGGATCTTCCTGGAGGTCGACGACGCGGCCTCGTCGGACAGAGACAGGGACCCCCCCACCATGGAGACAACACAGACGCTAACCTCTGCCCGTCTGCCACGCCTGCGCAACGTGGGGCTAAAAGAGGGACGGGGCAGGAAGATGACGTGGGTCGGGTTGACCCGACCCGGACCACCAGGACTCCTGGTAAACGGGTCTAAACCTCCCGCCTTCCCCCTGCAGAGACAACACACCCTGGTCGTTAAAAGCCTCAGGCAagagagggggaagaggagagaCCTGTCCgtagcaggaggaggagagagagggatggtCGGAGGGGGGATGAACGGAACCAAGAGGAACTCCGTCCAGCTACGCTCGTCGCTGCAGCGCAGGGTGGGGGACATCAACCTgccgctgcttcctgcagcccTGCACGGAAAAGGCGACAAGAAGAGCCAGCTGCACAGCATGGACTACTGA
- the LOC114849279 gene encoding hormonally up-regulated neu tumor-associated kinase isoform X3 produces MPLAAVKAALEDAAAEGECGVSQWEASVLGREPLPSMKVPRELLRSFPHSKRVGSYLVGKMINKGSFAKVMEGLHIGTGAKVAIKVIDKKKARQDSYVLKNMKREPRIHQMVRHPHIVVLLETLETENSYYMAMELCAGGDLMDRICERKRLEEREVRRYTRQILSAVEHLHKHGVVHRDLKIENFLLDEHNNIKIVDFGLSNTLKPDSLSLELLSTQCGSPAYAAPELLAHRKGVSTFAMLTGTLPFTVEPFNIKQLHQKMVNGEISSIPSDISKGAVAFVLSLLEPDPVKRPSVRTAMEERWINEGYAKKPLHTLTYKNRVCAEDLNPSVLAYMTETLGYALSEVVHTLTANRPSAAMAYYHLLLNKLAGGQRGAKASKKLESVHWSPPNKEPWRERSKTESKTQPENEVMNQNGCKQTSRPLRAQQAAASQSNGRRAEDVYRREDDENCPPSPSPPPLPSSASPPLLPHLPPPSTSPVPLLAEDGGTGEDVAITLERDTIFPEVFGDKELARLSPPKCSASQLCDSAPCQVLLAAEQIRQSSGTKPTRHAHLLRTTRSDGAADRGSRCFHDERHQDDHSPHLGINERLEKLQTFYSSEKPGAAPRIFLEVDDAASSDRDRDPPTMETTQTLTSARLPRLRNVGLKEGRGRKMTWVGLTRPGPPGLLVNGSKPPAFPLQRQHTLVVKSLRQERGKRRDLSVAGGGERGMVGGGMNGTKRNSVQLRSSLQRRVGDINLPLLPAALHGKGDKKSQLHSMDY; encoded by the exons ATGCCGCTGGCAGCAGTGAAGGCTGCTCTGGAGGACGCGGCGGCTGAAGGGGAATGCGGCGTCTCCCAGTGGGAAGCCTCGGTGCTGGGTCGCGAGCCTCTGCCCTCCATGAAGGTCCCCAGGGAGCTGCTGCGGAGTTTCCCCCACTCCAAGCGGGTCGGGTCCTACCTGGTGGGGAAGATGATCAACAAGGGCTCGTTTGCCAAAGTTATGGAGGGGCTCCACATCGGCACGGGGGCAAAG gtagcAATAAAAGTCATTGACAAAAAGAAAGCACGACAAGACTCATACGTGCTGAAGAACATGAAGAGGGAACCTCGGATTCATCAGATGGTTCGACATCCTCATATCGTCGTCCTCTTGGAG ACTCTGGAGACAGAGAACAGCTACTACATGGCCATGGAGCTGTGTGCTGGGGGAGACCTGATGGACAGGATCTGCGAGAggaagaggctggaggagagggaggtgcgGCGCTACACCCGACAGATCCTCTCTGCCGTGGAgcacctgcacaaacacggcGTGGTGCACAG AGATTTAAAAATTGAAAACTTCCTTCTGGACGAACATAACAACATCAAGATTGTGG ACTTTGGCCTGAGTAACACGCTGAAGCCGGACTCTTTGTCCCTGGAGCTTCTCAGCACCCAGTGTGGGAGTCCTGCCTACGCGGCCCCCGAGCTGCTCGCTCACAGGAA AGGCGTGAGCACGTTCGCCATGCTGACGGGAACGTTGCCCTTCACCGTCGAGCCCTTCAACATCAAGCAGCTGCACCAGAAGATGGTCAACGGGGAGATCAGTAGCATCCCCAGTGACATCAGCAAAG GTGCAGTGGCATTTGTGCTGTCGCTGCTGGAGCCGGACCCGGTCAAGAGGCCCAGCGTGAGGACTGCGATGGAGGAGCGATGGATCAACGAGGGCTACGCCAAGAAGCCGCTCCACACGCTCACGTACAAAAACAG GGTGTGTGCGGAGGACCTCAACCCGTCTGTGCTGGCGTACATGACGGAGACGCTGGGCTACGCCCTCTCGGAGGTCGTCCACACGCTCACCGCCAACCGGCCGTCCGCCGCCATGGCCTACTACCACCTGCTGCTCAACAAGCTCGCCGGCGGCCAGCGAGGCGCCAAGGCCAGCAAG AAGCTGGAGAGCGTCCACTGGAGCCCTCCCAACAAGGAGccgtggagagagaggagcaagaCTGAGTCAAAGACTCAGCCAGAG AATGAGGTGATGAACCAGAATGGCTGTAAACAGACCAGCAGACCTCTAAGGGCCCAGCAGGCGGCTGCATCCCAGAGCAACGGAAGGAGAGCGGAGGACGTCTACAGACGGGAGGATGATGAGAACTGTCCTCCCTCCCCATCACCACCCCCGCttccctcctccgcctcccctcctctcctccctcaccttcCCCCTCCCTCGACCTCCCCTGTGCCTTTGCTGGCGGAGGATGGAGGCACTGGTGAGGATGTTGCCATCACTTTGGAAAGAGACACCATCTTCCCCGAGG TGTTTGGCGACAAGGAGCTCGCCCGTCTTTCCCCTCCCAAATGCTCCGCGTCTCAGCTCTGTGACTCGGCCCCCTGCCAAGTGCTGCTGGCCGCCGAGCAAATCCGACAGAGCAGCGGCACCAAGCCGACGCGACACGCGCACCTGCTGAGGACGACGCGCTCGGACGGAGCAGCAGACCGGGGCTCCCGCTGCTTCCACGACGAGCGCCACCAAGACGACCATTCTCCGCATCTGGGCATCAACGAGcggctggagaagctgcagacgtTTTACTCATCAGAGAAGCCCGGCGCCGCTCCCAGGATCTTCCTGGAGGTCGACGACGCGGCCTCGTCGGACAGAGACAGGGACCCCCCCACCATGGAGACAACACAGACGCTAACCTCTGCCCGTCTGCCACGCCTGCGCAACGTGGGGCTAAAAGAGGGACGGGGCAGGAAGATGACGTGGGTCGGGTTGACCCGACCCGGACCACCAGGACTCCTGGTAAACGGGTCTAAACCTCCCGCCTTCCCCCTGCAGAGACAACACACCCTGGTCGTTAAAAGCCTCAGGCAagagagggggaagaggagagaCCTGTCCgtagcaggaggaggagagagagggatggtCGGAGGGGGGATGAACGGAACCAAGAGGAACTCCGTCCAGCTACGCTCGTCGCTGCAGCGCAGGGTGGGGGACATCAACCTgccgctgcttcctgcagcccTGCACGGAAAAGGCGACAAGAAGAGCCAGCTGCACAGCATGGACTACTGA
- the LOC114849279 gene encoding hormonally up-regulated neu tumor-associated kinase isoform X1 codes for MPLAAVKAALEDAAAEGECGVSQWEASVLGREPLPSMKVPRELLRSFPHSKRVGSYLVGKMINKGSFAKVMEGLHIGTGAKVAIKVIDKKKARQDSYVLKNMKREPRIHQMVRHPHIVVLLETLETENSYYMAMELCAGGDLMDRICERKRLEEREVRRYTRQILSAVEHLHKHGVVHRDLKIENFLLDEHNNIKIVDFGLSNTLKPDSLSLELLSTQCGSPAYAAPELLAHRKYGPKVDVWSVGVSTFAMLTGTLPFTVEPFNIKQLHQKMVNGEISSIPSDISKGAVAFVLSLLEPDPVKRPSVRTAMEERWINEGYAKKPLHTLTYKNRVCAEDLNPSVLAYMTETLGYALSEVVHTLTANRPSAAMAYYHLLLNKLAGGQRGAKASKKLESVHWSPPNKEPWRERSKTESKTQPENEVMNQNGCKQTSRPLRAQQAAASQSNGRRAEDVYRREDDENCPPSPSPPPLPSSASPPLLPHLPPPSTSPVPLLAEDGGTGEDVAITLERDTIFPEVFGDKELARLSPPKCSASQLCDSAPCQVLLAAEQIRQSSGTKPTRHAHLLRTTRSDGAADRGSRCFHDERHQDDHSPHLGINERLEKLQTFYSSEKPGAAPRIFLEVDDAASSDRDRDPPTMETTQTLTSARLPRLRNVGLKEGRGRKMTWVGLTRPGPPGLLVNGSKPPAFPLQRQHTLVVKSLRQERGKRRDLSVAGGGERGMVGGGMNGTKRNSVQLRSSLQRRVGDINLPLLPAALHGKGDKKSQLHSMDY; via the exons ATGCCGCTGGCAGCAGTGAAGGCTGCTCTGGAGGACGCGGCGGCTGAAGGGGAATGCGGCGTCTCCCAGTGGGAAGCCTCGGTGCTGGGTCGCGAGCCTCTGCCCTCCATGAAGGTCCCCAGGGAGCTGCTGCGGAGTTTCCCCCACTCCAAGCGGGTCGGGTCCTACCTGGTGGGGAAGATGATCAACAAGGGCTCGTTTGCCAAAGTTATGGAGGGGCTCCACATCGGCACGGGGGCAAAG gtagcAATAAAAGTCATTGACAAAAAGAAAGCACGACAAGACTCATACGTGCTGAAGAACATGAAGAGGGAACCTCGGATTCATCAGATGGTTCGACATCCTCATATCGTCGTCCTCTTGGAG ACTCTGGAGACAGAGAACAGCTACTACATGGCCATGGAGCTGTGTGCTGGGGGAGACCTGATGGACAGGATCTGCGAGAggaagaggctggaggagagggaggtgcgGCGCTACACCCGACAGATCCTCTCTGCCGTGGAgcacctgcacaaacacggcGTGGTGCACAG AGATTTAAAAATTGAAAACTTCCTTCTGGACGAACATAACAACATCAAGATTGTGG ACTTTGGCCTGAGTAACACGCTGAAGCCGGACTCTTTGTCCCTGGAGCTTCTCAGCACCCAGTGTGGGAGTCCTGCCTACGCGGCCCCCGAGCTGCTCGCTCACAGGAAGTATGGACCCAAAGTGGATGTGTGGTCTGT AGGCGTGAGCACGTTCGCCATGCTGACGGGAACGTTGCCCTTCACCGTCGAGCCCTTCAACATCAAGCAGCTGCACCAGAAGATGGTCAACGGGGAGATCAGTAGCATCCCCAGTGACATCAGCAAAG GTGCAGTGGCATTTGTGCTGTCGCTGCTGGAGCCGGACCCGGTCAAGAGGCCCAGCGTGAGGACTGCGATGGAGGAGCGATGGATCAACGAGGGCTACGCCAAGAAGCCGCTCCACACGCTCACGTACAAAAACAG GGTGTGTGCGGAGGACCTCAACCCGTCTGTGCTGGCGTACATGACGGAGACGCTGGGCTACGCCCTCTCGGAGGTCGTCCACACGCTCACCGCCAACCGGCCGTCCGCCGCCATGGCCTACTACCACCTGCTGCTCAACAAGCTCGCCGGCGGCCAGCGAGGCGCCAAGGCCAGCAAG AAGCTGGAGAGCGTCCACTGGAGCCCTCCCAACAAGGAGccgtggagagagaggagcaagaCTGAGTCAAAGACTCAGCCAGAG AATGAGGTGATGAACCAGAATGGCTGTAAACAGACCAGCAGACCTCTAAGGGCCCAGCAGGCGGCTGCATCCCAGAGCAACGGAAGGAGAGCGGAGGACGTCTACAGACGGGAGGATGATGAGAACTGTCCTCCCTCCCCATCACCACCCCCGCttccctcctccgcctcccctcctctcctccctcaccttcCCCCTCCCTCGACCTCCCCTGTGCCTTTGCTGGCGGAGGATGGAGGCACTGGTGAGGATGTTGCCATCACTTTGGAAAGAGACACCATCTTCCCCGAGG TGTTTGGCGACAAGGAGCTCGCCCGTCTTTCCCCTCCCAAATGCTCCGCGTCTCAGCTCTGTGACTCGGCCCCCTGCCAAGTGCTGCTGGCCGCCGAGCAAATCCGACAGAGCAGCGGCACCAAGCCGACGCGACACGCGCACCTGCTGAGGACGACGCGCTCGGACGGAGCAGCAGACCGGGGCTCCCGCTGCTTCCACGACGAGCGCCACCAAGACGACCATTCTCCGCATCTGGGCATCAACGAGcggctggagaagctgcagacgtTTTACTCATCAGAGAAGCCCGGCGCCGCTCCCAGGATCTTCCTGGAGGTCGACGACGCGGCCTCGTCGGACAGAGACAGGGACCCCCCCACCATGGAGACAACACAGACGCTAACCTCTGCCCGTCTGCCACGCCTGCGCAACGTGGGGCTAAAAGAGGGACGGGGCAGGAAGATGACGTGGGTCGGGTTGACCCGACCCGGACCACCAGGACTCCTGGTAAACGGGTCTAAACCTCCCGCCTTCCCCCTGCAGAGACAACACACCCTGGTCGTTAAAAGCCTCAGGCAagagagggggaagaggagagaCCTGTCCgtagcaggaggaggagagagagggatggtCGGAGGGGGGATGAACGGAACCAAGAGGAACTCCGTCCAGCTACGCTCGTCGCTGCAGCGCAGGGTGGGGGACATCAACCTgccgctgcttcctgcagcccTGCACGGAAAAGGCGACAAGAAGAGCCAGCTGCACAGCATGGACTACTGA